The region GGGTTTTAAAAGGTATTAAAAGGTAGTAAATGAAATGAGccaaatttaaggccatttaaaagtattaaaagcagggctttgaaccgattttttttcccaatcggttcgttccgaacagaaacggaattataacgtttccggttatgagttccaccaataaattgacgttcccgaaccggttagaacaaaaaaatactgttcccggaacggttaatttcgttcctgtcagctgtttaatgctatagaattatgtcacatctttctcatccagcttaaaccaaatgtaataatattacaactattattaaataataataattgtgttattaataataataataattaaataggcctacaattatttcaaatgtgtagtttattgttaaaagaGAAAATTTCCACACAAACGTAACCACATTATTAAGACACGTGGTTATGCCACTCGGGCAACAACAAATTCCAACTGTCGGGGGGAAAGgccatccagtaggcctactcataccataacaagccatctgtgcattaggcaaacagaggtgttaaaacatttagccaaatgttcgctagtccatcattaacgtagagtcgacaaatatagctattgatattgtgtttggaatgagcgttttaattaacgatggatcgtaatttacctcttatttaagatgtggagtggagactttgtaatccacggctctctctccattcagtcaGCGAATGTCTGAGTGAACCTCAGCCATGCCCAGgaaaataattacttttttttttttagttaattaggcaacgaaaactttgaggaacaaaataaaaccggtattaactggttaccattatttttaaataagtgttcctgttccagaacataaaaaataacgtttccggtttcgtttctgttccctgtaaaatacaaaaagttcccggttttcgttccttgaaccggttcaaagccctgattAAAAGGTAATAAACATCATCTGATGAGATATTACATTTTCGGACCATTTGTGTTAAGTGCAGGCCTATCTCCTAAAATCGGCgtgaatttatttattatgtgtgtgtgcagtgtgttaatctgtgtgtgtgtgtgtacagtgtgttaatgtgtgtgtgtgtgtgtatgtttacagtgtggttaatgtgtgtgtgtgtgtgtgtaccagaggAGGCTTCTATAAGACTACAGGTGAAGCAGTGCTTcaccaaaaaaaagtaaaaaacaaaacacaaaaaaaatcttatAATAATCCCAATTTTACTCCTTTGAAACAGAAATACAGTCACTAACACAAACTGTTTTCCTGAAATCAATTCTGTGAGTGACAACAGCGCCATCAGTCACCCGCGGTGGAACAGAGAATTACAGTGAATCAGACTGCTTCACCAACTTTTAGTTTTGTTCACTACCATAGATATCTTTCCCCATTGACTTCAATGTAAATCGAGTGAAACCCCAGGCGGCTCGTGGATTTTTTCCGTTTCAATAGATCCTATGGCAGATAAGTCCCACCCGTGAAGCAGTGACCGATTGGGCAGAATTTTTTACACTTCCTGCCGTTGAATATGATTGACGCAACACTCTGGCTAATTACTGTCTCCATTAGCTTGCCATCACTTGCCATCAAGTTGCCTTCAGTGACCTCACTAGAGTTTCATTATAAATTGTGTAACTCATTCACATAGtttgttttacattcattttgtaaGGTACATCggatttttttctgtgtagGGGAGAATGTTTTATTTAGAAGTATTGTGTGTAGCTCTGTGTTTTCTAACATAAGCTAGGTGGAAAGCTTGCTAGCGGTCTCCCCACAGCTAACGTTAGTGACTCGCTAAGTCCTAGCAAGATGGATTCGACGGAAGTTTCAGGCGATGAACATTGTTCACCGCAATTTACAGGattctttacagtttttttaaaTGAGGACCTATGAGTGAATGCAGAGGAGAGACCAAGAGACTTCCTGTGAAATTAACACAGATCGTGGGTGCTACGGTAAGGATAAACTTGTTCcaagtaggctatgcattagAAAGTGCAGCTTCTCAACGTAGCTGTCCTGTAAGTTCACTGATGTGTTATGATAACATTAGCCTATGTTATGGATGTGTTATAACGTCTTGGCTTCCCATTTTAAATCCTCAATTTTGTCAAAGACAATTCAGAACAATCTACTTGAAGCTAAATTTCAACTAccatttaaaaatgaaatagaCACTGATTGATTCAGAAAAAAATTCTAGGATTCTTCAGTGTATCAGGAGGCAAATGAAAAAATGTGGATTTTTACTTCTGGCTGTGACAAAAACAAACCGGTTGGTCAAACATATGCCAGAGCAGCCATGGTATAATTTCTTAATGTATCCCAGAGGCAAGAATGTGTCTCAATAGGCTACTGAATTTGACATTGCTTATGGGGCATAATTAGTAGCTTAGAATAGGGCCTATTGGAAGGTTGTTGTTTCAAGATGTGGACATCAACAACTTGGCAttaataggctacactgcaaaaactgcttatctaatacagtctaaccaagtgttattcatcttatatcaagatcagaaaatatagttggtattgttttcagtatatagAGACATACCTAGTCACTAATTAGTGCTAAAGTCGAGATGCTCTTTTTTGGGGGCATGGCCATAGATAGCCTAGTCTTTGCAAGCAATAGGTCTAACAAAAATATGCAaacttattataataataataataataataatacataaacctTGTTTACTGTCTTGTCCAgtcttaggcctactacacccCATTTGTGGCCTGTACTTTGAGATGGTGGTAAACAGGTCTTGATTTCTCAACAAATTACTCTGAGCTCTCTGACTGATCACACAACATAGCTTTTGCTTATGCCACTGCAGACAGTTCAATGTCATCATGTGTCTCATACATTCAACCTCAACAACTTTGGCAGGTGTGTTAGGCGCAATGTTCATTTCCGGAAGGGGGTGTCATAATTTCATAACTGCTTCACTAGAAAAAAATACCACCAGCCGCCACTGGTGTGTACAgtgtggtaatgtgtgtgtgtgtgtctgtgccgtgtggttaatgtgtgtgtgtgtgtgtatgtacagtgtggttaatctggtgagtgtgtgtgtgtgtttccagtgtgcagatggagtgtgtgtgtacactgtggttaatgtgtgtgtgtacactgtggttaatgtgtgtgtgtgtacagtgtggttaatgtgtgtgtgtgtgtatacacagtgtggttaatgtgtgtgtgtacagtgtggttaatgtgtgtgtgtgtacagtgtggttaatgtgtgtgtgtgtgtgtgtgtgtgtacagtgtggttaatgtgtgtgtgtgtgtgtgtacagtgtggttaatatgtgtgtgtgtatgtactagtggtgtaaagattaaccgatacgtatcggtatccgtttttaatgtgtaagatacggctacatcgagaCGTGAAGCCCCTTATCGGAAAAAACTTAaagaaccggtcgttatatcgatttacttgttatgaatcggtgcacaaccttttctgctcgctcagactcatttacgttccaagcagcgcgttcatcccacttccggttttgaaactatacgtgacacggaattgtgggtaatgcagttcgtttttggttacatttattgcccaaagttgtcaaatgacctcattacccatacatctattgcaacttaagcatgtgacaacttgcactcggtcggcttttgtttttcgaaatccagcgcgaaattaagcatttatagcattcctaaacagcaacgatagtctgtagagtagcattacctttgatgaagggatttccttaatgttaaataataatttggcccttgctgctaaaacaatacataaattattagctaatgattttgttcatatttactcagacttgtggcattgtAGGTTTCTGcataggtctactgttggaacaaaataagcccagagagttcattgatttgtaggcctattttattcttgtagggtaggctaggcctatatgagaaaaggccaagagtgtcttaagcactgttttattttatttcggtattgtcttacctcaacaaggctacagctccatgaaaacaatcagatataactctataaaatctgtaaagtctatacaattttatttttatgttgtatttggctgctgtgtttgactgaaatgtagactattcttttttcatttcaatacagtatatgaaacaaacctcagtttatataatcatattcacacattttgttgcctaattgacaaccatgaccatgataattgataatataaaatgaatgtgcaccttgagcaaattataaaaaatctttgagaatgctttccattcttgaactgtatcgaattgcatcgaatcgcatcgcatcgaatcgtactgaatcgtatcttttcttgtatcgaatcgtgcccatgtatctagatgcgaatcgtattgtcttttacatgagagattcacacccctagtatGTACAGTGTGCTGAtggagtgtgtgtacagtgtggttaatgtgtgtgtgtgtacagtgtggttaatgtgtgtgtgtgtgtgtgtgtgtacagtgtggttaatgtctgtgtgtgtgtgtgtacagtgtggctaatgtgtgtgtgtgtacagtgtggttaatgtgtgtgtgtgtgtgtgtttccagtgtGCTGATGGCGTGTATCCAGAGGATCTGTGGTTGGCTGTTGGTCAGGAGAATGTGGGTGTGTACAAGCGTGGGGAGGCGTGGCCTCTGGAGGTCCTGTCCTATGAGCTCATCCTGTCGTTTGGAGCCCCACAGCCCAACACACTCTGCATCAGCACTCAGGAGCGCCACCTACTGTTCCTCACAGAGCAGGTGCGTACAGTGTTAGCGCCACCTACTGTTCCACACAGAGCaggtgcgtacatgtgtgttagCGCCACCTACTGTTCAGAGCaggtgcgtacatgtgtgttagCGCCACCTACTGTTCCTCACAGAGCaggtgcgtacatgtgtgttagCGCCACCTACTGTTCAGAGCAGGTGCGTACAGTGTTAGTGCCACCTACCAGGTGCGTACAGTGTTAGCGCCACCTACTGTTCCTCACAGAGTaggtgcgtacatgtgtgttagCACCACCTACTGTTCAGAGCaggtgcatacatgtgtgttagCGCCACCTACTGTTCAGAGcaggtgtgtacatgtgtgttagcGCCACCTACTGTTCAGAGCAGGTGCGTACAGTGTTAGCGCCACCTACTGTTCCACACAGAGCaggtgcgtacatgtgtgttagCGCCACCTACTGTTCAGAGCaggtgcgtacatgtgtgttagCGCCACCTACTGTTCCTCACAGAGCaggtgcgtacatgtgtgttaaCGCCACCTACTGTTCAGAGCaggtgcgtacatgtgtgttagCGCCACCTACTGTTCCTCACAGAGCAGGTCGGTACAGTCAGGGGGTAAAGTATGtgtctatatgtatgtgtgtgtgtgtgtgtgttgaaggtaAATGTGACGGAGAAGTCGTGAGCAGGTATAAACACTCAGGAGAAGTTGGATGAGTTTGAAAAGATGGGATCTTTTTATTTACCCCAATTAAGGCCAAAGAAAGGTAATaaaaatgtgcacatttttatctgtgtgtgtgtgtctgcatgtgtgtgtgtgtgtgtgtatgtgtgcatgtgtgtgtgtgtgtgtgtgtgtctgtgtgttaggtGGTGGACATCGCGAGGCTCATGAAGACATACATCAGTCTCATCGTGAAGAGACGCGTCAGCACCTGCCAGTCAATCAGTAACCAAGGGAACCATTGGTGAAGATTCACCATGCAACCTTCAGATAAATttgcttgtgttttgtgtgttcaagaccatgtgtgagagtgttttaaatgtttgtatgtgtgtgtgtaggagcagTAGCTGAATTTTATTTTATGCAAACAGTCTTAACCAAAGAGCATCTCTGCAGGCAGAGACCAAGACcaaagagatacacacacaccattcaaacTCATACATAGAATGACAATACtagtacatttttttctcatattaatgtaagtaatcaactggagaagtttcatagtgatatctgctagttaaaatttgtaccctattcacctgtagtgtctcgccttaactGAAAATGACAATCCCTAGCCTGATCCCAAGTATGGTTCCGTGCAACTGGAGTAGATGCTATTATTCCCTAATgagttgtatatgttttatatattttatatattttataataatatttcaTATAGAGAACGGGTGACTGTCACGTTACGTTAGATGTTGGGGTTTGGGTAGCAGCCGCCATATTTACAGATACGCTAACGAAGATACAGTGATTACTAATGGGGGCATAGTTAGTGTCAAGAGCAAACAAATGGACCATGATATGAGCAAATGTAAGCATCTTTACCATGACGAGCTGAACAGGAAGGCAACAGAGTGGTACTTAAATAAAATGaagaatattaatattaatgctATAGTTGGGTTTCTGCtctgtaagtaagtatatatactcttttgacccTGTGAGGGAAATGGGTGTCACATGATTGAGTTGGTGATGTTAGGAAGCTCTAACTTGCTACTGCCCATACAAACACattaaatacaaacacatgcccatacaaacacattaaatacacattaaatacaaacacattaaATACACATTAAATACAAACACGTGTTAAGGTGCTACTgcccatacaaacacatgtaTTAACTTGCTGCTGGGGTATGCAGGCATAGTTATATATCCGTAGAGATCCTCTCCATGTTTGCAGACAGGTGATGACATGGTGAACCTGTCACTAGTGAAAAATAGGTCTACTGCCATTAGTCACGTGATAGACTAAGCATGATATACTGAAATTAGGAGCATCTAGCCttcaacaacaaacacaacaagtTTCTCAATCCTGCAGTTGAAGTGAGTCTGTCTGTTTGCAGTCAGCATGATAGCCAGCAGGTGATATTAGCTGTGCCTACTGTAACATTACCCACTTGTAGGGCTACATTAGATTCCCTTTCTTTATAATAAaatgaacatgatgactgacaaAATAACTATAGTGTTAATAGCAGACAGACATTGATTCAATGGTTCAGCAGCACATAGATTCACTATATTAATCCCCCGTCTTCATTCAGCTGTGTTAAATTGTACAGTAGTCGGGCTGTGCAGTCGTCGCCGTGTCTTTCTTAACAATGTGTCGACACAATCCCGTTCTCTATAACCAATTGACCAGATATACAGATTCTAAATGACGTTGTCACAGGTGCTCAGTACCACACACGTGTTAAataccatacacacatatttaataccacacacacacacacacacacacatgttcaatgccacacacacacgtgttcaaTATCACACACAGGTGTTCAATTCCACATGTGTTAATTGATGTGGTCATATGGTATGGACATGATTGATGATGATGTCGGATGTTTCATCTCAGCTGTCATTAAACTCCTTCAGCTctcccgtgtgtgtgtcatttttgtCTTTGCTTAAATCGTACTTTTCAAAGTtgattagagtgtgtgtgtgtctaggaccTTTTCAGCAGTACTTcacgacttcctgtttcacaGGAGTCAGATCCAGTGGAGCTGCAGCCGGTGTAGCCGGGATAATCTGCCGTCTTTTCTAGCTGTCCAGCTGTCCCGGTTTATAATCTGCCGTCTTTTCTAGCTGTCCAGCTCTCCCGGCTCATAATCTGCCGTCTTTTCTAGCTGTCCAGCTGTCCCGGCTCATAATCTGCATAATCTGATGTCCCGGCTCATAATCTGCTGTCTTTTCTAGCTGTCCCGGCTCACACTTGTAGATTTCGTTGACGTAGTCAGCCGTCAACAACTGCTAATCACGAATGAGCCATTACTGTTGGCACAAACCTTAAGTAGGATAACTCAAAGTAAGTAGTAACTTCGTAAGATAACACTGAGGTTACACTAACCTTTTTTTGACCGTACAAAATGTCCAGTAATATTGCAGATATTGCAGGCCATATAATTTACAGTGAATAGAATTAAAATATGGACTGAGAAGAGAGCTTAACCAAAATATGTTTATCAAATAAACCCTGTTTTAAAATCATCCTTGAGTCTCAGAAATTTCAATACCATAATGTGCAGCGATATTTAACCATTTTTCTTTTGTGCATGACTCCTCGGAAGGAGAGTGAAACAATATTTATGTTGAAATGACACAAAACCATGTCACTGTGTGTACAAGGTACCGTATGATCAAGTCTCCCTGCTAACTATACCCAAACCTGTCGAATTAACTCTGAATTAAGCCAGAGCGATCGAGAcagttccccctctcctcctcgaTAGTTCTGGCACTGGTTCCAGCAGAGCTTCCATTTCTCCTCGATAGTTCTGGCACTGGTTGCACTGGTTCCAGCAGAGCTTCCATTCCTCCTCGATAGTTCTGGAACTGGTTCCAGCAGAGCTTCCATTCCTCCTCGATAGTTCTGGCACTGGTTATAGCAGAGCTTCTCCTCGATAGTTCTGGAACTGGTTCCAGCAGAGCATCCACTCCGTGGAAGTGCCCCTGAGCAAACGCTGCTATTTGACCACAACTCCACAGCAGCCCCAAACCAATCTGCCCCAAAGGAAACACAACGCTGTGCCTATCCAGGGAGTTTGCAGCTTAACTGTACAACTCAACAAAATTTCGCAAACTTTTACCACGCTGGAGTTGGACCTTCCGACATAAATCCGAAAAacacatgaaaatgtaggcGTGTCCTCCCACCAGGTGCTTACTAATCAATGTAGCTAGCAGTTGCCTCCCACCAGGTGCTTACTTATCAATGTAGCTGGCAGTGTCCTCCCACCAGGTGCTTACTTATCAATGTAGCTAGCTGTTGCCTCCCACCAGGTGCTTACTTATCAATGTAGCTGGCAGTTGCCTCCCACCAGGTGCTTACTAATCAATGTAGCTAGCAGTGTCCTCCCACCAGGTGCTTACTAATCAATGTAGCTAGCAGTTGCCAAATGTAGGCGTGTCCTTCCACCAGGTGCTTACTAATCAATGTAGCTAGCCGTTGCCAAATGTAGGCGTTTCCTCCCACCAGGTGCTTACTAATCAATGTAGCTAGCAGTTGCCACATGTAGGCGTGTCCTCCCACCAGGTGCTTACTAATCAATGTAGCTAGCAGTTGCCAAATGTAGGCGTGTACTCCCACCAGGTGCTTTTCTGTCCAGCTGTCCCGGCTCATAATCTGCTGTCATAATCTGCATCCCGGCTCATAATCTGCTGTCCCGGCTCATAATCTGCTGTCTTTTCTAGCTGTCCCGGCTCACACTT is a window of Alosa alosa isolate M-15738 ecotype Scorff River unplaced genomic scaffold, AALO_Geno_1.1 AALO_1.0_unplaced_63, whole genome shotgun sequence DNA encoding:
- the LOC125290549 gene encoding unconventional myosin-X-like; the encoded protein is MSQQDSMLKYMNIIREWKGYGCSLFNVQCADGVYPEDLWLAVGQENVGVYKRGEAWPLEVLSYELILSFGAPQPNTLCISTQERHLLFLTEQVVDIARLMKTYISLIVKRRVSTCQSISNQGNHW